The Bacillota bacterium genome includes the window AACCAGTTGCCGGGGCAATCGAATATTTATGGCCACAACCGTTGTGTCATCACCTGGGTTCATGGTGTAGTAGGCGGCACATAAGTCAAGAAGCCGCTGTACTACTAGTTGGGGGCTAAGCTTCTCGGCCAATAGCTCTTTTAGATACCTCTTCACACCTTCTTCTCCCAACCCTAGTGGCAACAAGCCGCCGATACCGGCGTGGAGCACGCCATCGCTGACCAAAAGGAGAAAGTCATCGTTCATAAGCTCCAGTTCGCCCTCTTCTACATCACGCCCGGCCACGACCCGGTGTTGCGTAGGAAATGGCACCACTTTGCCCCGGCGCCATAAGAACAAGGACGGACTATCGAGCAGCACCGCATGGGCCAAACCACATGCTTTCACCTGTACTACCGCTAACGTAGAGTATGCTATCAGGCGCTCATGGCAAATAGGCAAGGTCTGGGCAATGGTGCTGATGACTTCTTCTAACGGTACCTTGCGTTCTAACAGCCCCGCAGCAATCTTAGTGGTCAAAGTGGCAAGTATGTTAGCCTTAACCCCGCTCCCTAAGCCATCCGATAACACCACCGTGGTTCGTTCCGAAGTCCTTATCACTTCCACCTTGTCGCCGCAGAGTTCCTCGCCTGCTTTAGGTAAGCTGCCGTGTACCACCTCAGCTACCA containing:
- a CDS encoding SpoIIE family protein phosphatase, which translates into the protein MRLVAEVVHGSLPKAGEELCGDKVEVIRTSERTTVVLSDGLGSGVKANILATLTTKIAAGLLERKVPLEEVISTIAQTLPICHERLIAYSTLAVVQVKACGLAHAVLLDSPSLFLWRRGKVVPFPTQHRVVAGRDVEEGELELMNDDFLLLVSDGVLHAGIGGLLPLGLGEEGVKRYLKELLAEKLSPQLVVQRLLDLCAAYYTMNPGDDTTVVAINIRLPRQLVMLTGPPRSPELDPVAVGKLLEYQGKKVVCGGTTAQIVARELGRKLTVELTYDDPDIPPCGFIEGIDVVTEGMLTLNRAQNYLVQRKIPNRSDGASRVAQLLSEADEIKIVTGLRINPAHQNPDLPQGLNLRAGTVKQLAAILRDQGKVVDVEWL